One segment of Carya illinoinensis cultivar Pawnee chromosome 1, C.illinoinensisPawnee_v1, whole genome shotgun sequence DNA contains the following:
- the LOC122307236 gene encoding probable NAD(P)H dehydrogenase (quinone) FQR1-like 2: MGKGGGCVPSKKKVPSAVAAADSQSGSVPIAVEEESQDAEPSSANETTTSLPIAKLKIFVVFYSMYGHVESLARRMKKGVDGVDGVEGVLYRVPETLPNEVLEQMKAPPKDDGIPEIPTAELAAADGFLFGFPTRYGCMAAQMKGFFDSTGQLWKEQKLAGKPAGFFVSTGTQGGGQETTAWTAITQLAHHGMLFVPIGYTFGAGMFKMDSIRGGTPYGAGVFAGDGTREPSETELAIAEHQGKYMAAVVKRLNIA; the protein is encoded by the exons ATGGGGAAAGGAGGCGGCTGCGTTCCAAGCAAGAAGAAAGTACCTTCAGCCGTCGCCGCGGCCGATTCCCAGAGCGGCTCAGTACCGATCGCGGTTGAGGAGGAGTCTCAAGATGCCGAGCCCAGCTCCGCGAACGAAACTACGACCTCACTCCCAATTGCGAAGCTGAAAATCTTCGTAGTCTTCTACTCGATGTACGGACACGTTGAAAGCCTGGCTCGGAGGATGAAGAAGGGCGTCGACGGGGTCGACGGGGTCGAGGGAGTTCTGTACAGGGTTCCGGAGACCTTGCCGAACGAGGTGTTGGAGCAGATGAAGGCGCCACCCAAGGACGACGGGATCCCGGAGATACCAACAGCGGAGCTGGCTGCGGCGGATGGCTTTCTGTTCGGGTTTCCGACGAGGTACGGGTGCATGGCCGCGCAAATGAAAGGGTTCTTCGACTCGACGGGGCAGCTCTGGAAGGAGCAGAAGCTCGCTGGCAAGCCTGCCGGCTTCTTCGTCAGCACGGGTACCCAAGGAGGCGGTCAAGAAACCACTGC CTGGACAGCAATCACCCAGTTAGCCCACCATGGAATGCTGTTTGTTCCCATTGGATACACCTTTGGAGCCGGTATGTTCAAGATGGACTCCATCCGAGGGGGTACTCCATATGGTGCTGGAGTTTTTGCTGGAGACGGCACAAGAGAGCCAAGTGAAACAGAGCTGGCAATTGCAGAGCATCAGGGCAAGTATATGGCTGCAGTAGTCAAGAGGCTCAACATAGCATGA